The Polypterus senegalus isolate Bchr_013 chromosome 10, ASM1683550v1, whole genome shotgun sequence genomic interval GCCTATGTGCGGGTGTCAGTAACAAGCGCAAATATGCTGAATGGCAACGTGTTACTGCTGCTGTACTTGACGTGAGCTCCCTCACTCTGGCGATGAAGCGGATCGGGAGGAGTAAAAAACACATCTACACTCTCCGATTTCGATCTGAGAATGACATTTGAAATTGGAGATGCCTTTCTGTGCCAGAGCAGCCCCGATTATTGTCAGTCTCATCGTGGCATCACTGATGACTTCCATGTTAATTGAATGTAACTGCTTTCTGATAATAAAAGCAGGTGTCTTCATTACAATAAGAGTATATTAGTTTTCCAGCTTCGTTATAAAAACGGACACTGGTGCAAATTGTCTTTTATGTTGGTAACAtgtaatgtgtgtatatacaccCACACTACATGAAAAGTGGATGTAACACTTCGTTGGTGATATCAATTATCAGTGTCGGATTAAGGTGAGTGCTAATAATGCTGCaacattaggcccattcctgaaataggcccagatgaaaacagacaagaattttccggaagctgaacagttttcctttgcaatATTAACCACAAAATAatgcttagaatgaaatttggagtccgactttcggacaCCTTGACATaatgttacttattatacagttcctattgttctttgtgctgtgacgtaactataacgttgttgtgtttattgttaaccgaagatttgaagttaatgctatcaattttacgttaaacagtttacttagtaatttaactgcgttttttgcaatatcttggggattcttgccactttattattgttcagtaaGTGCCACGTGgtaaatttttcacatttaaaaaattacttgtacagtaaaaatcgatggctatttaaatggttatctgtatctggtctattatgaaatctaaatcgtggacaaatttttaccctcaaaaGCCTGAACTGactcactttgacccaatgtctctgcaaattcattttttcttactcagtTTCCTAAGAGAATcgcaaaattttgtgtatttcattgttaggttttctgcattaagtgcacttttcagatattgctattgaatgttgatgttacatagtttgatgttaatcttgaGTTGTTAcaatactacgtcgttattatattctatatatataattcactaaggcaagacacccatggaaagcacgccgtaaggggcgtggattcactaagccgccgacaagtgagatacctatggcgcacgcaggacggagccacgcccaccaactccaagaccattggatatgacgacaactcacagagccacgcccactaactcGGACGACACAGGAAAAAACGGCATCATTAATATTCGTCTGTCGTaaaggccacatgcacctccaagccacgttgactgttcatagaggcatgtttgtcgcggaggtgaatcgccatatgcagcgtgtaaaacggtttgtgaggggtatcccatgggatccttaaaacaatcctttacaactgaggttaaaacacaacgaagtaagcagtctttaaaaaccaatttttcggttacaacgcacaacCACGTGCAAcatagaaaactgttttacacgctacatacggCAATTCGCATCCATgataaacatgcgtcttcttagatgctcctgcaggaacacagaagacgtgagtcacaggtacatctggactgtccAAGAacaacaacgactcaagtgacgagttggaggtgggcacatgagcaggcagtccatactgaacaagaaatcagcagactagcatgacggagggagcggaaaggatgtccttctcctctaaTCCCGTTCCACCCTTCACGCCTCAGCGctgtccacccccatccctccgtctgggagaaggcgcgatggcggtccgccagttttcagtcacggacaattgtgtgttggttcgttccatgcattgttacaatgttgcttttcttgccgatttattacattaccgatttttcaaatgttaatataaggtaaaaaatatacctgttttgcgctgcagcatcaggcccaatttcatcttaatccagccctgtcaattatattattatatgcaagtcatcatttagctggtttggctgcattgtCCTTCATTAATAAGGGTGTCGTCACTTCTTAGTTTCTCAGAAATGTTCTGTACATGTGGGTCAGAGTTGCCCTAAATATACGCACGTTCCTCTgttaactttttcttttattaaattccAGCTTTTGCATGACAAGTTGCACATGCAAATTTCCAGGTTCTTTTTATGCATATGTAAGCATTAGAAATATGGCTTGGATTACTTctctttgttgctttttttttttttttgttacaaaagTTTTTCGTAATATAaaatttaacaataacaaaacaaattaagcGTTATGTTAAGATTTGTTTGAATTCGACTGTAATCTATAGTCAGATGAGAACAGTATGGTAGTATAATGTTCTGCATTAGCATAGGTAAAGACCACCTACCCCTTTTAACACCAAATATCTCTCCTATAGAAATTAGCTGAAGAATCTTAGAATTAGCCAGGAAGAATCACACAAATGTCAATACTTGAACATGAAAACATGAACCTTCTGTTCTTTAAGCAAATCCCACCGTTGaacatttaaattaagaaaagtgCCTAGCAAAATGTTCCCTGACAGAACATTTAAAGCATTTATGTAAACCATGTTGACccttatttctctttttaaagcATACATGGAACTTCTCAGGTTCATTCCTTTGTTCTTTTTTGGTCTTCACTCCAACGTCAGGCCTTTCCATGCTACAGTCCATCCTTCTTCCATCATTTATTACCTTAAGGTAAGGTTCACTCTTCTCATTAGGGCTTTCTTTTACTATAGATGAGACCTTTGGTTGAATGAGGAAGGTATACACTTGCCCAAGAAAAAGAGTCTTTCAGAATTCAGGTTCACAAAGAACCTATAAAAAGGCTTCAGGAAGATGCAATTTACTTTTAACCATTTTAAAACTTATTCTAAACTAAAATTGCTAACAAATATCAAATGATTATGTGCAAAAGAATCAGCAAAATTAAAtgagaagatgaagaaaaataaaaataaaaattaatttattacagtATACACTTAATGTACTTTTCAGAATTGTTTATATTGGCTTGCGattccttcattttctttgcaCAGTATGAGGTAGACAGGCTCTAATTTACTCAacttataatttaataaattgtaTTCATTTATGCCATTATATATTCTATAGTTGACTGAGCTCTTATTCCTGTGGCCGGTTTCATTTCTTAAATGTAttctaaataagaaaaaagaaaaacatgagtaATGAAAAGCTACCATattaaatattccagatttttccAATTCCAAATGTGCAGATGGTGGTGAAGATAACATTCAACTGATTTAAAGTGAACTTATTGTAAATACTAATAATTAGTACTATTAATTAATACATGCATAGACATGACCAAAAATTGAGAATGAcacaatattaattttcacaaagtttgctgcttcagttctTATGATGgcaatttatatatacagtactccagaatgttatgaagagtgatcagatgaattgcaattaattgcaaagttcctttttgccatgaaaattaaattaataacaaaaaacctatttccactgctgttgtgaataTGGCTACAGGGCTCCCAATAAAGTcagcaagtgccaggaccgtctcctaaagttgatacAGCAGCAAGattggggcaccaccagtgcagagtttgctcaggaatggcagcaggcaggtatgagtgcatctgcacgcacagtgaggcgaagacttttggtggatggcctggtgtcaagaagggcaggaAAGAAGCCACTTATCTCttagaaaaacatcagggacagactgatactgtgcaggtacagggattggactgcagAGGACTGGGGTATAGTcatctctgatgaatcccctttccgattgtttggggcatccggaaaacaGATTGTCCGGAGAAGAACAGGTGAGCGCTACTATCAGTCCTGTGTCATACCAAAAGTGAAGCATCCTGcaaccattcatgtgtggggttgtttctcagccaaggcagtgggctcgctcactcacaattttgcctaaaaacacagccatgaataaagaatggtaccaaaacatccttcGAGAGCAAcatctcccaaccatccaagaacagcttGGTGATGAAatatgccttttccagcatgatggagcactgtccCATAAGGCAAGAGTGATAATTAAGTGGCCCAGGGTTACAAAACACTGAAATTCTGGGTCCATAGCTAGGAAACTCcacagaccttaatcccattgagaacttgtgctcAATTCTCAAGAgtcaggtggacaaacaaaaacctacaaattctgacaaactccaagcactgatcatgcaagaatgggctgccatcagtcaggatttggacCAGAggttgacagcatgccagggcgaatggcagaggtcttgaaaaagaaggaacaacactgcaaatattgactctgcataaacttaatgtaattgtcaataaaaccctttgaaacttatgaaatgcttgtaattatacttcagtgtaccacagaaacatctgacaaaaagatctaaaaacgctgaagcagcaaactttgcgaAAACCAATTATTTGTGTCATCCTTTTTTAATCTGAACTCTAAGTAGTTTGATCACTTTTGATTGCAGGAGGTCCTTCAAAGCTGTCGCTGGCCATTTGCTAGCCACTATGACTGGCACCTTTGATCAGCCTCCGTGATCTAGGGTCTTAGTGGTACCACAGCTTAACTGGCAGTCATACAAAAGGATAACTAAGTCCTTTGCAattgttttcataaaatattCTTTTCCACCATTTTGATATGCAATTCATATCGAAGTCCCCTCCTCCCATTTAAATCACTATAGTTCAGCACTGTTGGACAATTTGTAGGAGTTTGAATGCAACTGGAATTATCTGCCTAACTGTAAGAGCTTGGAGCACACAAAGGTGTTGGCTGTCATGTTGTTATACTCAACCCCTTAGTCTTCTGTGTTTCCATGACTTATTCAAATACCAATTTTAGATCAGTGCTGTACAGTAACAAAGTAAACATGCTTCCTTAGCATACccgagtatgtttttaaaaattcatcaCATTTTCAAATACAAATGGCTAATTTTACTTAGATATATTTAGCAAGGCACACTTGTTAGTACAGTATTAAACATGAATACAAATGAGCTACACAAATATGCACATAGTTTTACTAAGCCAGTTACAGTATAATGCAGATATATTCCACACTTTAGGAAATTCTATGTATACAAACAATCTTGGGTGATTTTCAAATGTGTACTGCTGACGCTAACACCCATTCATCTATGCAGTCATTCCAAGCACACCTTGCTGCACCCTGCCGAGTGAGGGGAAGGTCAGATATTGCTAGCACGTAATCCCAGACACAAGTTATTTCCACAGCCAGCATGCCAAACGGAGAGGGGCTGACCCTACAGGACGCTTCAACTGTGTGTTCATGTGCTGTGGTTCACTCACCTTATCACCTTGTGTGTTGCACACATGTCTTCCCCCATTATTCTGTGCATCATGGCTCCAAAACCGATCATGAACTGGCTGGAAAGGCCCAAGTAAAACCAAAATGTCAtcaattgaatataaaataagaaacagTAACGTCTAAGCAAAGCAATTtgttaaactttttattatttaagggaCAGCAAAGCTTATTAGGCATTGTTTTGATGTCTGTTATTAACAGACCAATTCTGTCAATTTCCTGTAGGTGGGTGTTATTGGAACAAAAATGGGAGTAATTTTTATGGCTAAGGAaagcttaaaaatgttttccatttacaTTAACTGTAATTAGGGGTTAATGTTACAGACAAATATTCACTTTGCAAAGAGGTTTTCACTTCACAAAGTCTGACGTCTGTACAGCTCTATTAGGGTCCTCCCCAATGAATTAGGatacaatcatttaaaatgttaaatgtccCTGCATTAAATTGCAATTACTTAGCTCAGATTATGTGTAGTATGTGTCACACAAAAGAGAAAGGTAtcatttctcctttttttaatttttactcaaGTGTGGAAGTCAGGTACTTTTTACAATATAAAACTACACGGAGTCTGAAACTAGGCAGAAATTGTTAATCATTGGTATAATAAATTTACGCATGACAATAAAAACCCTCCAAACCTATAAAAGAAGTCTATTGAAAGAAAAAGATGTCTCCAAACTTGGTTAATGCTGAGGACAGTCTGCAAGAGGTATAAAAGATCAACATAAAAGTTCAATGTACTTAAAATACAGAGCAGAAAAAGACTGTAGGACCCAGAAAAAATCTTACAAAAGTAGAGCCCTAAGTTGAATCATCCTATATCTTGTTATACCTGAGCAAATTTTGTATTACCATTACATGGGGGGGTGAAGCACTTTTACAACCATACacttcaggttttcatttcaaaataacgATCACCTAAGTATCTCAATAAAATGTTCTCACATTGAAGTTGTAGCATAATTCTTCCATAAATGTATTCATTCTGAAAACTCTCAGAAGCCTGTTTTGTCAACATCAGGCTTAAGGCCGGTGCCAACCTAAATTGGATTGCACAGGAatttttggaactaggtgttggcgacCTTGGGGCatcggcagttgtttgggaccaatgcaccctcgtttagaaccccttgccattagttataatggagcagtggagtggagcACAACGAACATTCGCTGTGAAacccttttataagaatggtgacagTGTGACTGCTGCATAATGAGAATTTTGGCGTCATTACCATACCATGGACtctgagatccccagatctcagtgtgtgtgcttttttttctgtggagacattttaaaagccaagtgtaccacaCACATCCTGCAACCACTGCTGAAGACAGacggaggattgaagaggaaatcgctggcactcctcttgacatgttacgtcgagcaatgcagatttccacaacaggctgtcagaatgtgtacagagaaatggacaacaccttcatgaggttttcttcaaaacataaaatgaatatcgACTACAATCAATAATTGCATATCATGtacttttcatcattaaatgtattttataatgtgtttatttgtgcattgaatgtCAATTGAACATTTCCTTGCATTACCCTGTACAACTTCTGCACAGAAATGGGCAAAGCTTGGATTCTAACCTATCCTTGTGTGAAGCAGCTGTGCTACTATGCCATTTAttgcaacaaaaccaaaaaaaagataCCTCTCTTCCATTACAGACCATAACATAACAAAACGTTCAAAATATTCAGTGAAGTACAGAAATTACACCTATACAATTTGGTCCGTTTACATTTGACTCTCTCAAGCTCATCCATCATATATTCATAGGTACCCACTTAATGAGTTTTGGTTTATGAGTTCTAATAATAAACTCCAtagatataatctattaaaaagagaaacacattgcaaaatgtaaaatcaaaacaAGTAAACCTAGAattttatcctgcttttttatttttaaactgattaGGAGTCTTTCAAATCTCCACATAATTATATAATAACAGAAATGTTGTCCTTTCTAAAGTTTAAGTGACAAGACAGGTGAAAAAATGTAAACCTAGCTTTTCCAGTTCTTGTGTCATCACTGCAATTTACCAAAACAAGGATGATCCTTTCAGCTTAATGCTGATACTATGCTAATAATGATGTTGTTGTAGCCTGATTTCTCTTATCAATGGAAAGAATAAGCCTCCGTGTTCACCAGCTTCCTCAGCATAGGCTCCTGAAGCAGACCACTGCACACCTGTAATTTTCTCATGCAATACTGATGGtcagaaaaaattccaaaaatgcacACTTTACCTGGTCACTGTTAAGCTGAGAAATGTCATAAAATAATGCAATGTCATTCAAATCTTACAACCCGAGGTCAGAAGTTTGATGTTCTTGACAACTTCAACACTTCAGAAATATTCATACTTACAACTGTGAGGATTTACACTTATGACTTTTCAGATTCTTTAAGTAACTGAAGTTCTTGCCACATTTTGCACAgtgatatggcttctctcctgtgtgattACGCATGTGACCTTTCAGGCTGTCAGACTGTTTGAATCTCTTCCCACACTCTGCACAATGGTAGGGTTTCTCGCCTGTATGGATCCTTTGGTGCTTCTTAAGCGTACCTAAACGACTAAAACTCTTCCCACATTCAGTACATTTATATGGCTTCTCGCCAGTATGGATTCGCAGGTGGTTTCGAAGTCCATCTGAATGCCTGAAGGTTTTCCTGCATTCATTACACTGGTAGGGTTTCTCCCCAGTATGAATTCGCTGGTGCTCTTTGAGGTTCCCAAGGCCACTGAACCTTTTTCCACATTCTGAACAGTGATACGGCTT includes:
- the LOC120537457 gene encoding zinc finger protein 239-like is translated as MTMESLYVKEDLSDLDIVQIKEEPPEFDYATFANDVNELGSVIIKEDVSELESGYNKQRVKVGEKLYDCKECGKSFSRLAFLKKHQQVHMGNIPYLCCPECGKSFSRLDSLKNHQRIHTGEKPYHCTTCEKSFKHLNSFKTHQRFHTGEKPYHCSECGKRFSGLGNLKEHQRIHTGEKPYQCNECRKTFRHSDGLRNHLRIHTGEKPYKCTECGKSFSRLGTLKKHQRIHTGEKPYHCAECGKRFKQSDSLKGHMRNHTGEKPYHCAKCGKNFSYLKNLKSHKCKSSQFQFMIGFGAMMHRIMGEDMCATHKVIRIHLRNETGHRNKSSVNYRIYNGINEYNLLNYKLSKLEPVYLILCKENEGIASQYKQF